From the Carassius carassius chromosome 34, fCarCar2.1, whole genome shotgun sequence genome, the window ctacaattttcatagtcatgaaaataaagaaaactctttgaatgagaaggtatgtccaaacttttggtctgtactatatatatatacagtgggtacggaaagtattcagaccctcttaaatttttcactctttgttatattgcagccatttgctaaaatcatttaagttcattttttcccctcattaatgcacacacagcaccccacattgacagaaaaacacagaattgttgacatttttgcaccctTTTGATccaatacagccatgagtctttttggaaAAGATGCAACaagatttggggatcctctgccattcctccttgcagatcctctccaattctgtcaggttggatggtaaatgtTGGTGGACAgacattttcaggtctctccagagatgctcaattgggtttaagtcagggctctggctgggccattcaagaacagtcacagagttgttgtgaagccactccttcgttattttagctgtgtgcttggTCAATGTCTttttggaaggtgaaccttcagcccagtctgaggtcctgagcactctgtagaaggttttcgtccaggatatccctgtacttggccgtattcatctttccctcgattgcaacaagttgtcctgtccctgcagctgaaaaacacccccacagctggatgctgccaccaccatccTTCACTGTTGGGaatgtattggacaggtgatgagccgtgcctggttttctccacaccaacccgcttagaattaaggccaaaaagttctatcttggtctcatcagaacagagaatccttcaggtgttttttagcaaactccatgagTCTTATCCACTGTCTTatccatgtgtcttatccactgcgctaacaccacccctatGTCTTGCACTaaggagaggcttccgtcgggccactgtgccataaagccccgactggtggagggctgcagtgatggttgactttctacaactttctcccacctcccgactgcatgtctggagctcagccacagtgatctttgggttcttctttacctctctcaccaaggctcttcgcCCCCattagctcagtttggccggaaggacagctctaggaagggttctggtcatcccaactgtcttccatttaaggactatggaggccactgtgctcttaggaacctaaagtgcagcagaaatgtttttgtaaccttggccagatctgtgccttgccacaattctggcTCTGATCTCTTCAgacagttcctttgacctcatgattctcatttgctctgacatgcactgtgagctctAAGGtattatatagacaggtgtgtggctttcctaatcaagtataatcaaacacagctggactcaaatgaaggtgtagaaccatctcaaggatgatcagaagaaatggacagcgcctgagttaaatatatgagtgtcacagcaaagggtctgaatacttaggaccatgtgatatttaagtttttcttttttaataaatctgcaaaaatgtcaacaattcagtgtttttctgtcaatatggtgtgctgtgtgtacattaatgaggggaaaaaagtGTACTTTTAAGTTGCTAAAGTGATTTTAGCAAATGGTGTGAAAATATACTTTTCTCTCCATACATTTCAATCCAACaaaatacattcacatacagtgtcacataaaaaaactaaacaaaaaaaaaaaccttttttacaATGTAACACATAAAAATCAACAAGAAACATAAAGtattacaatattaatacaatatttcacaatattgtatgtgaacaaaatacattcacatacagtatgtcacataaaaaaacaaaacaaaaataaaaccttttttacaatgttaaacataaaaatcagcaagaaacatatatatatagaatatagtataaatatatagttatatagttatataaaattTAATCACTTAAATGTCTCTGCCGCTTGctcctaaaatgcattaaaacattttgaaatatatgttGGTATATgaaggttgaaactaaatatatttttaaatttcacTGAGCTTCACtgtttataaacatatatttagcatatatttaacatatatttaaatatatattttggccagaaacaaTTGCCATATGAGTatgtccataaataaataaaacataaacatataaacTGGAGATTAACTGAAATATTGTATAGTGATTTGAGCTCCAGTAATTTCCAAAACTTTTGATTTGTTAaacctataaaacagaaaaaaaattgattaaaaactCATAGATCAActgtgattttaattaatttgtaactTTATTTTCAATGATATTCACTATAAGATGAGTTGACAATatgaaaacatttcaggattcAGTGAAGAAGTACTTGAGCATTATTGATGGGGCTTTGGGGGcatgaaagacaaaaaaaggtTGGCAAATAATGCTTTTCTAAATTTAACTCATGATTAATAACCATACAAATCAAGTGAAAAATGTGCTACTGTAGCTGATGTCATTAGGAAAGATTTTCTTGAAGTGAAACGTCCATCATCTGGTCCAGCGTCATACAGATAGAGATGAAGAAGTCCCATgcggaggtgtgtgtgtgtgtgtggggggggggggggggggtgataaagagaaagagggatggagagagtaagacagagacagagacaaaccTAAGTTATCAAAGACTCAACACTCTGAGAAAGGACAACTAGAACAGCAGAGAAGTGAAATCATCTCAGGTCCATACAAAGTCCTCTGGGAGAAACGAGATCAACAGGGAGAATAGAAAGAGACCAATAAGACCGATCAAGCTCTTACTGTTTagttgtgtgtatttgtgtcgCGTTGCTGGTATGAGCAGGGTGTTGATTCTGTCTGTGCTCCTGCTGTCCCTGAGCTGGTGCAGATGTGCCGTCATCACAGGGGTAAGTCTGACAAATCATCTTGCAgatgattttacttttttttttttttgtattatttaattatgtttccATTTAACTGACCATTAGTTTATGTAATTATGGATAATAATCAATCGTATTTAGTTTGGTTTGATAATAATTAACACTGAAAAAGAGGTTTACTTATCTCCAAAATGATTCAGTTCCTTTATGATTTGCCTTCATTTGGCATGTTCTggctaattgtttaaaaaaacatgtttgctTGTAAGTTAATATTATgtctaaataaatgtaacttcactacaatttttttcataatcaatattttccacattttcctACATAAAGAACCAATCATTCTGCATTTCAACCACATATTTTTCCATACTTTATCAGTTTTTCCCcagtcttttttttcccccacagccCATCAACTCATATTTAACTGGATATCATTTATCATTGTCATTTTATGTCATTTTCACACGTCATGGGACATGTCATGTGTATACATTAACAaatactatatttttttttttttttacaaattaacctCTCTCTTTGTACAAATTAACTTATAAATTAACAAAGACTTTTAACAAAGCCAGAGCGAGATCTTTATGTACAGGGAATGAAAGGTTTCCAGTATGCGACtgatgttgtgttgtgtttgtgtatcAGGCATGTGACAGAGATGTGCAGTGTGGTGTGGGTCTGTGCTGTGCTGTGAGTCTATGGCTCAGAGGCCTGCGTATGTGCACACCACAGGGACTGGAAGGAGACGAATGTCACCCTTACAGCCACAAGGTATATACAGTAGATACACACACAGTCATGAGAAACCCTTCTGGAATATGAAAACAACCCAGGCCTAACTGTTATaagaactgaaagaaaaaaagaaatcatgcAGGAGAAATAGAGATAAACAGAGGAAAGATCCAAATGaaaaagtcaatgggaaccaacaactgtttggttccccatattcttctaaatatcttcttttatgtgtgttttttaatgcttttacaagtaaattttcatttttggacaaacaatcacttgaaataaaaacaagaatGCAATCTCTTTTTAAACAGCTGATCGGATTGTGGAGtaacattttcttcttttttttttttttgttgcacagtctaaaaagagtatgccagacctacatttcactgcttgttgtatgtcatataacttgtacgtgacaaataaaatcttgaatctaAACACAGGTGATTGCCAGAGATGACTGAGAAAGGTTTTAAAAGAATCTGCTGATAAGTGTAACTGATATCGATCGAATGTGTCACAGATCAGGGCTGTTTATCACTCTGTCAGACGGACTCAGGCTGATTCAGAGATACAGAAGCTTTGCCATTCAGCTCAGGTTACGAGGCGAAAAGAAACAGATTTGGAGGGTTTTTGTGACTCACTGATGACAAAATCTTTAAACAGAAACGGAAGCCTATAGAGTTTTGTAATGTATCTTGATTAGCTAACCTTACGGCTGAaaagatttaattaaaatgatatcATCACATCAGTCTgacttaaaatatatacacaaaatgttgactttaaatgtagcaatttatgttttttttttataatcaatgCAGTGCTGATCAAAAAACTGGtaattatatgaaataataatattgcgAAGTTGTCTGTGTCTGGACTTCCCTTTAGGTTCCTTTCCCTGGAAAGAGACAACATCACACTTGCCCCTGTCTGCCTCATCTGGTGTGCACCAGGTACAGCGACAACAGATATCGCTGTACCAGCGACTTCAAAAACATAGACTTTTAACACTGGAAAGAGTGGGAGAAAAAGAAGAGTGACAGCACAACTAGATTAATAACAAGTGCCACAGCACCTTTCTGGTCATGTTCGTTTTCACTCTGATGCACTTTGCACTACAAAAATGCTGTTATCCAGTTTCCCCAGAAATGCCAACATACATTATCCACCGTGGCACAAGGTCTACCTCTACCTTGGCATCCTTGatagtaaaaacaaaataaattcatCACTTTTCTGTAAGTATACATGCAACAGATATTTTGTAAGGAATGTGCTTAGGAGGGAATCATATTTCTGGATGAATTCATCTTCAACATGCTATGAATTTGTTGAAGGCTTGGTAAGGGTAATTAAATTATTATCAGTCTGAATGGTCTTTGTGCTTTTCTCACAGTGTGAATATGtgctgtgcgtgcgtgtgtgtgtgtgtgtgtgtgagctgtgcCTTTTTAGCTCCATGCATTCACTTTTCACTGCCTTCCCCTTTAATGCTTCTGTAAAAGCAAGTATTATTTTTTGCAAAGACTACAAaaagatttagatttatttaaaacatgaacAGTTTTGAACATAATGCCAAAGCTGACCCTGACTGTCTTTGAAATTCACATCTAATGTGAGATCAAATGGGATCAAATAATTTAAGATTAtaagcattattataaatataagcaCTATAAGATTATataactataattatatatatatatataattatagttatATAATCTTATAGtgcttatatttataataatgcttaTAATGCCATAATATTATAATACTCAAAATAAATTTGGAAATTTTctataaaaaacatcaaaatacaaCAGGAAAATATTAAACTTAAATGCATGATCATTGTTTACCATGCATTAGGGTGTCAACACAACTGTTTGTAAACCAATCTTAAAAATTATCATTTAGATTTTCCAAGATACtcatgaaaacaaaatattatgcatataaaaaataaatgccccTAAAAATATAGCTAAACATATACTTGTCAAAACTGTTGAAATGGGAAATGATGTTCATtagaatatacagtataaaacatttgtttaatgtaaaaattttaaatattagtgTAACAACAAGAACAAGAAGAATGGTGGTCAACATTCAATTAGCACACAATGTATGACAAAAAGACGACTATCTGATCCCTCTTTTTTAAGTTTCACTTCTGTTTAACAGTTTCTAACTGTTCATTTCTCAATCTAGTTtcagttcaattaaaaaaaatgacttgaaagATTGTTCCTCTGAACTCTGTAATAAATGCAGTGGATTCTCTTCACTTCTGAGACCTGCTGGCAGATCAACATGAACAGGTCAATAAACTGCCTACCTAGGAACTGGATGAAGACAAAACAAGAGTGCCATAAAATGTCATTGCTGAATTTATTGGTATGGTTTATGTAAACTGGTAGTCTGGATTAATTTGCGTGTCCTTGATTATCGCAGTATCCTTTAAATCCTATTTGATACTAACATAATACACTACATACAACATGTGTCACCATATCTGTTTATGTTGCCTCGCTCAAAGACTATTTCTAGATTGGCCTAAATTTTGCTGCCTAAAGAAGTACTGGATTGCAAAAACTGGTTTTCACCTATTTCAACATCTGAACAGAGATTTATGATAGAAATGTTCTCTGTTCATCCAAAACAAAATTATTGCAATTATAATTATTGCTTCACAAATTTCCGTTCTGTGTGTTTCTAAGTCAAACACCCACACAAGTCAAAAACCCAAATTGTTTAAGAGTAAAGAgaaacaaatttttaaataatacacattttactATATAGAAGGTTTCTGGCATTAATCATCATAATGACATTTTCaagaataaaataattactaCATATCAGTACAATGTTGCATTAAAAATATAGTTCAAAAAatcttgtaagaaacaaatccctcATAGCAATGAATACATTGAACACAAACATTGCAAATGTTTATGCTGATGTTCTCATAATAGTGGAATATTCTACGGTTTCCTTTACTGTGACTGTACAGCTTGAAGAAGCATTAGCGTCTTTTGGGCTGTGTATCTGCAAATTGGCATAAAGTTCAGATGGATCCTGGTGGGGCTTAAATTCCACCATAGAATAGATAATGCCGTCCTGCTCCTGTGGGGAGATGTTGAACAGACAGGGTTTGATGTCATTTCAGAAACCATCCATCTATGTCAAGCTATGTTCGCTAATGTAGAATCAAATTTTCCCTTGTATGGATGATGAAGCTGATTACAGATCAGCATACTATGAACAAGCTGTAATTTAACTAATAATTCACCAAATCTTGCTTTTACCCCAGATTTGTATTAATTAAGAATATGATTCATAAAGAGTCTCTACACTTAAATGTCATATCTGCTGGATGTTTAGCTGTCTTGTAATCTCTTTGCTAAGATACTGAATACATGTGGTTATGAGTCAGTGGAGAATATTCAGTTTGTACAAATTGCTTACCAGGGTGGTGTTAGGAGAACCACAGATTTCACTTTTATCTGagggccaaaaaaaaagaaagaaaagtattcagttaaaaaaatccttaggtgattaaaaataataattgtctgtCCACCTACCTGTGAATTCTTTCCTCCTGGTCTTTAGACAATACACGAGCAGTATCATTGAGATGACAGCAAACACCAGACCACTAAAAACAGCAGCTAGACTGTAGGATGTTCTCCAGCTGTCACTGCTTAATGTATAGAGTTACACAGATTAACAACTGTTAAAAGTTGGAATTGTTAGGGCTTCATATTTGTGACATAATTTACCTGAGTGTCTCTGCGTCACTCTCAGAAACGGTGGGTGCAGAGGGAGAAGAAGACGGCCAGACGTCTGGTTTAATGTTGGATTTTGGCGAGAGAGCAGCGGTGTTTACTCCACTCAGATCTACTTatggaaaatataattatttttttacatttttatttttagataaaataataatttgattattattattattgttcttattCTTAATTGCATTACAAACTGTTACAAACTAATTATAGAAATATAACCTGAATATAACTGAATATCAAATAACAGGAAATCTTACCAGAAACGGTGACTTCCACAAACTGATATGTGTAAGAGAACCCACTGAAACCACATCCGTACTTGCCAGCATCCATTACACTCAGATCTGTAATTATTACTTCAAATTCTCCATTATTATTTGTGATGAATATTCTTCCTTGATACATGGGGGTAAATTGTCCTTTATTATTCACAAAGAGGTAGCACGTTGACTGATTTACCTTACAGCAAGATCTTTCAAGACTTTGATGGGATgggttaaataaataatttaaaataattctctCTGATGAATAAAGCACACTGAGTCCTTCTGTTGAATTCATTCCTGTAAAACAATTACTGAACATTAATGATTTCTTAGTTTAAAGATGATTAAGATGATAGACAATCCCACTGTCTCCTTTTCAGTGCTGCTTAAAATATTGAGTTTAATTTGTAGTGTTGTAAtgaaaattatacaattatataattatcAAAAGCATACATAAGTCccaataaaataattaaggtTAAACCACAAACATTTTTCAATTCAGTTAAAACAGGTAAAATGTCTGCTATTAAATTTAAACAGAGAATTACATATAATCATGAATTCAGTCAGATTTCAGATTTAGCAAAAAAATACCATTCTCACCGCTTTTCAAGAGgacaagaagaaagaaaatcagctTCATTTCCCTCTCTTGTTCAGATATTCTGGAGTGACTTTGGTTAACTTTATGATCTTATCCTGTCAAATTGAGGAAACACCTCTCAAACGTAAGACCATGACGAACAACCCAGAGAAAAGGGAAGTGTGgccttttgaaaaaaatattctgactGCTCTCTCAGTAGTTTATGAATCATTGCAACACTTAAACATGATGTGTTATCTTGACCAAGTCAGTACTAAGTTATATCCAATCATACTTCCTTAAATGCTACCTTTAAATCGCCTGTTAGGCTTGAATAGTGCTTGAAGAGCTGTAAAAGATTTTTGTTTATCATAGTGAATCTCTAAAGTCCAGTTCAAGTTCTCGATCGTACCCTCAGTCCAGTTACTCCGCCAAACTACAAAGCGTAAGGCTTGTATTAAatggaagcaaaaaaattaatgcaACAATTTAGCGGCAGCGCAGATTGTCACAAAATATTCCTAAATACATTCTCACAGCTGGTGGGTTTTAGTGTACTGCTACTCAGCTAAAGTAACAATCTTGTGGACTCTGTAAAAGTAAAAGGTGTTTAGATGTGTATTAGTAATCTGGCCCCTTGGTATAAAGAAGAAAAAGTGTCTCATTTATACAGTGGAAAATTCAAAACGGAGTACAAATACTTAGTTTTTTTCTACCTATTATTAAAAGTATTGTTAGATTTGTAATCCATAAAACACTGGCTGCCAacagaattataaaaataaataaatcaatcaaatgacaaacttatttttttgtttatttacaatatttttgatTTCATCACATCTGTTCCTGTATTTGTCTTATAGTCATAATCATAAGCCATTTGTCCATCATTAATCTAAGAAGAGAATCACAGTGAGAATTTAGACAACACTTTAATATGTAACACAAATAACTTTAACagacattatataatgcttaattgATCATTAGATAATATATATCCAAAAAGTTTGAAATGtgagataatgtgcttgttaatgttttctaataaatgtattaaacattacaTAACGTGTAACAAATCAATATTTCAAATTATTGATTtgaagaaaaaagttaaaatgcTTAAATGCAACAGgtcaatatgtttattttttagtattttcTCTTATTTTCCCCTCTTTATTTATGATTCAAGGAATATACAGTTTAATTATGTACTGTAGAGTAGTATACTAATGTAAGTGATAATGAATTATAACactcaataaaaaatataaataaaaaaaaaagatcaattgcACCAAAATTGCAATCTAGAGTCTTTAGCAAGCATTTAGCTAAACTTAACCAGCCAGCCTTTACACAAACCTTGTTACATTAGCTAAAAGTCTAATGCCCATAAAGATACTAAATGATTAGTAAtcgtttataaacatttacaaattagAATAGTTCCAACTTTAGATTGGCGTCTGCCAAAACATgcacaaatgattaataaatgattagtaAAGTAAATTCAGGTCCATCGGGGCACTTTTTGCCATCGAGATGACTTCTCATAAAGGTACTAATGATTACTAAACCTtgaaaaacatttgcaaatgatGAATAGTGTCCACTTCAGATTGGGTACTGCACAAACATGAACAAGTAATTCATATATTATTTGTTAAGATGTGTAAATAGAGGTCTACACAACAAACAACATTTGctgacatttgtaagcatttcaatttacattaaataatcatATGTTAATCGTCAGGTAATGTTTAGTAGGGTCATTAGTAAACCTTAACAAGAACATTATCTCATATTTCTAGCTATGTgaatacatattaatatattattttattatagattagaatttattttgttttattgatgaATCTGTAATGTACTACACACGAAGAATGAGCCAGTAAATGTTTTTCAAGCTGCTGTCACAGAACATTTGAATCTGCTACAACCTTTCAAAGGACATGCTAGTCTAGATTATTTTTACAGTTAGACACATAGAATgcgtttaataaaagaaaaagacagaATGATATACTATTATAAAGCTGAATGTGGTTTCCTTGAGATTCCATCACAAGTTGTTGTGGGATTAATTAGTGAACTCCATTCTGAGAGCCGACATACTGGACCTGGGCAATGAAAGACAAGCAATACTGTCAAACTGTAATATGATCATGAACCCATCTAACTGAGAGTCTCAAACCTATTTATTTGATCCTGTTTATAGTGATTCTTGTACCTCAGTGATTTCATTGTTTCTGGTCCATCTGCAGGGTTGTTCTGCAGAATACATAAAGTGAATCATAGTGATAGGATAccagatttaaaatgtttaagatgCTAGCCATGTGGCCACAAGTCAGATG encodes:
- the LOC132115189 gene encoding prokineticin-1-like; the protein is MSRVLILSVLLLSLSWCRCAVITGACDRDVQCGVGLCCAVSLWLRGLRMCTPQGLEGDECHPYSHKVPFPGKRQHHTCPCLPHLVCTRYSDNRYRCTSDFKNIDF
- the LOC132114593 gene encoding uncharacterized protein LOC132114593 isoform X2 yields the protein MKLIFFLLVLLKSGMNSTEGLSVLYSSERIILNYLFNPSHQSLERSCCKVNQSTCYLFVNNKGQFTPMYQGRIFITNNNGEFEVIITDLSVMDAGKYGCGFSGFSYTYQFVEVTVSDLSGVNTAALSPKSNIKPDVWPSSSPSAPTVSESDAETLSDSWRTSYSLAAVFSGLVFAVISMILLVYCLKTRRKEFTDKSEICGSPNTTLEQDGIIYSMVEFKPHQDPSELYANLQIHSPKDANASSSCTVTVKETVEYSTIMRTSA
- the LOC132114593 gene encoding uncharacterized protein LOC132114593 isoform X1, with translation MKLIFFLLVLLKSGMNSTEGLSVLYSSERIILNYLFNPSHQSLERSCCKVNQSTCYLFVNNKGQFTPMYQGRIFITNNNGEFEVIITDLSVMDAGKYGCGFSGFSYTYQFVEVTVSDLSGVNTAALSPKSNIKPDVWPSSSPSAPTVSESDAETLSSDSWRTSYSLAAVFSGLVFAVISMILLVYCLKTRRKEFTDKSEICGSPNTTLEQDGIIYSMVEFKPHQDPSELYANLQIHSPKDANASSSCTVTVKETVEYSTIMRTSA